One Armatimonadota bacterium DNA window includes the following coding sequences:
- a CDS encoding phosphomannomutase/phosphoglucomutase, which yields MIEPTMFREYDIRGVVGKDLTPGVAEAVARGYAAYLRRQGAAEEPIPVVVGRDNRESSPALRDAVVRGLLASGCRVVDVGTVITPVFYFARVHLGIDGGIMITASHNPPEFNGFKLAHGFGTLYGEEIQQIRLLAEQERGRPPRGGGSAETADVVPAYRAMMREKIRLGPRRLRVALDCGNGTASLIAPDVLRELGCEVLPLYCDSDPRFPHHHPDPVQAENLQDLIALVRSRRADVGIGLDGDGDRIGVVDDQGGIIWGDLLMILFWREILPKHPGTVGIVEVKCSQALYEEIERLGGRPIFYRTGHSLIKAKMREVGAVFTGEMSGHMFFADEYFGYDDAVYAAGRLLRILSHADRPLSRLMADVPRYNSTPEVRVDCPDEAKFGVVETLVQRFRRHHQVIDIDGVRVLFGHGWGLVRASNTQPALVVRAESRTPAGLREIKRSIETELSTFPQVGPIRW from the coding sequence ATGATCGAACCGACGATGTTCCGCGAGTACGACATCCGCGGGGTGGTGGGGAAGGACCTCACCCCGGGCGTGGCCGAGGCCGTCGCCCGCGGCTACGCCGCCTACCTCCGCCGACAGGGAGCCGCGGAGGAACCGATCCCGGTCGTGGTGGGCCGGGACAACCGGGAGAGCTCTCCGGCGTTGCGCGACGCGGTCGTGCGCGGGCTGCTGGCCTCGGGCTGCCGGGTCGTGGATGTGGGCACGGTGATCACCCCGGTCTTCTACTTCGCCCGCGTCCACCTGGGGATCGACGGCGGCATCATGATCACGGCCAGCCACAACCCGCCGGAGTTCAACGGCTTCAAGCTGGCCCACGGCTTCGGCACCCTCTACGGCGAGGAGATCCAGCAGATCCGCCTGCTCGCCGAACAGGAGCGCGGCCGTCCTCCGCGGGGCGGCGGGAGCGCCGAGACCGCCGATGTCGTGCCCGCCTACCGAGCGATGATGCGGGAGAAGATCCGGCTGGGGCCCCGGCGCCTGCGCGTGGCCCTGGACTGCGGCAACGGCACGGCCAGCCTGATCGCCCCCGACGTCCTGCGGGAATTGGGCTGCGAAGTGCTGCCCCTGTACTGCGACTCCGACCCCCGCTTCCCCCACCACCACCCCGACCCGGTGCAGGCCGAGAATTTGCAGGACCTGATCGCCCTGGTCCGCAGCCGGCGGGCCGATGTCGGGATCGGGCTGGACGGCGACGGCGATCGGATCGGCGTGGTGGACGACCAGGGCGGGATCATCTGGGGCGACCTGCTGATGATCCTGTTCTGGCGGGAGATCCTGCCGAAGCACCCCGGCACGGTGGGGATCGTGGAGGTGAAGTGTTCCCAGGCGCTGTACGAGGAGATCGAACGCCTGGGCGGCCGGCCGATCTTCTATCGCACCGGGCATTCCCTGATCAAGGCCAAGATGCGCGAGGTCGGCGCCGTCTTCACCGGGGAGATGTCGGGGCACATGTTCTTCGCCGACGAGTACTTCGGCTACGACGACGCCGTCTACGCCGCCGGCCGGCTGCTGCGCATCCTGTCGCACGCCGACCGCCCGCTGTCGCGCCTGATGGCCGACGTCCCGCGCTACAACAGCACGCCGGAGGTGCGGGTGGACTGTCCGGACGAGGCGAAGTTCGGCGTGGTGGAGACCCTGGTCCAGCGCTTCCGGCGGCACCACCAGGTCATCGACATCGACGGCGTGCGCGTGCTCTTCGGCCACGGCTGGGGGCTGGTGCGGGCCAGCAACACGCAGCCGGCGCTCGTCGTGCGCGCCGAGTCCCGCACCCCCGCCGGGCTGCGGGAGATCAAGCGCTCCATCGAGACCGAGCTGAGCACCTTCCCCCAGGTGGGGCCGATCCGGTGGTGA
- a CDS encoding PIN domain-containing protein: protein MTSPAQAVVYWDSSAILSALFKDRHSARAAAAARTAGLHLLSSLAWAEVHAVIARIAREQVLAGVLVEAARETLEHGPWRRVTVAPDWRQVGALASRWPLRGADLWHLGAAKTLQRELPALRVLTFDARLAEAARAEGLA, encoded by the coding sequence GTGACCTCGCCGGCTCAGGCCGTCGTGTACTGGGACAGTTCGGCGATCCTGTCCGCGCTGTTCAAGGACCGCCACAGCGCACGGGCCGCCGCGGCGGCCCGCACCGCCGGTCTCCACCTCCTCTCGTCGCTGGCGTGGGCGGAAGTCCACGCCGTCATCGCGCGGATCGCGCGCGAACAGGTCCTCGCCGGGGTCCTCGTGGAGGCGGCGCGTGAAACGCTGGAGCACGGCCCGTGGCGGCGGGTGACGGTTGCTCCCGACTGGCGGCAGGTCGGCGCTCTGGCTTCCAGGTGGCCGCTGCGGGGAGCCGACCTCTGGCACCTGGGCGCGGCGAAGACCCTGCAGCGCGAGCTGCCGGCGCTGCGGGTGCTGACCTTTGACGCCCGACTGGCCGAGGCGGCCCGCGCGGAGGGCCTGGCCTGA
- a CDS encoding type II toxin-antitoxin system prevent-host-death family antitoxin, with translation MQAGSAGIREAKAHLSRLIREVRRGREWVITERGRPVARLIPVRAADLPLEERIRRLEEAGVLEPAPPGSSRPLPPPLPLPDGLAQRWLREDREA, from the coding sequence ATGCAGGCGGGCAGCGCGGGAATCAGGGAGGCCAAGGCCCATCTCAGCCGGTTGATCCGGGAGGTGCGGCGCGGCAGGGAGTGGGTGATCACGGAGCGCGGCAGGCCGGTGGCCAGACTGATCCCCGTGCGCGCCGCGGACCTGCCGCTGGAGGAACGTATCCGAAGGCTGGAAGAAGCCGGCGTCCTGGAGCCGGCGCCGCCGGGATCCTCCCGCCCTCTTCCGCCGCCTCTGCCGCTCCCCGACGGACTGGCGCAGCGGTGGCTGCGGGAGGACCGCGAGGCGTGA
- a CDS encoding flippase, protein MSTHQNVQIHGRLIARNALLNALVQVATMLAALVFLPTIVRGLGPDRFGLITIVWVLVSYASVLDLGLTRALTKFAADALGTGETRSVRGLIRTAVAGQVVLGLIGAAALLALTPILVRDILRVPAPLAGEAGATLRVLALGIPVILVSGSLRGALEATQRFDLVNAVRFPGGLSLILIPAAGVALGLNLPAMVAGLLAVRLILMLVMAVMLAGLIPAVPSLSGGRRGLKDLLAYGGWVTVSSVIDPILGYLDRFIIARLLTVAAVGYYAAPFEIVARLLIIPASLTSTLFPAFSTMIRRGEGDRFRSAFTAAVRYLMLAVGVAAAVLIAYGRAFLHLWLGPDFARQSGWVIQILALGTFVNSLAYIPYALMHALGRPDLTAKFHMIELPIHLLFLWTLVGAWGITGAAVAWATRVAIDALLLFIAASRHGAISPRWVLAGEASRAWRFLMVLAGLLLASSALTAPLWLHGFMVAGLLALAAVYVWRVLFEDADRARIVELMRSVRVPAGAAG, encoded by the coding sequence GTGAGCACACACCAGAACGTGCAGATCCACGGCCGCCTGATTGCGCGGAATGCACTGCTCAACGCGCTGGTCCAGGTCGCGACGATGCTCGCGGCGCTGGTATTCCTCCCGACAATCGTCCGGGGGCTCGGCCCGGACAGGTTCGGGCTGATCACCATTGTCTGGGTCCTGGTCAGCTATGCCAGCGTGCTGGACCTCGGGCTGACGCGGGCCCTGACGAAGTTTGCCGCCGACGCGCTGGGAACAGGGGAGACGAGGAGCGTCCGGGGACTGATCCGGACCGCCGTCGCCGGGCAGGTCGTCCTCGGTCTGATCGGTGCCGCGGCTCTGCTGGCGCTGACTCCGATCCTCGTCCGGGACATCCTGCGCGTTCCCGCACCGCTGGCCGGAGAGGCGGGGGCGACACTCCGAGTACTGGCGCTCGGAATTCCCGTGATCCTCGTCTCGGGATCCCTCAGGGGAGCCCTGGAAGCCACCCAGCGCTTTGATCTCGTCAATGCCGTCCGCTTCCCGGGGGGGCTCTCCCTGATCCTGATCCCCGCGGCGGGTGTGGCGCTGGGGCTCAATCTCCCGGCGATGGTCGCAGGGCTGCTGGCGGTCCGCCTGATCCTCATGCTGGTTATGGCCGTGATGCTGGCAGGACTCATCCCCGCCGTCCCGAGTCTGTCCGGCGGGCGCCGGGGGCTCAAGGATCTGCTGGCCTACGGCGGATGGGTGACGGTCTCAAGCGTTATCGACCCCATCTTGGGGTACCTTGACCGGTTCATCATCGCCCGGCTGCTCACGGTCGCCGCCGTCGGCTACTACGCCGCGCCCTTCGAGATCGTGGCACGCCTCTTGATCATTCCCGCCAGCCTCACCTCGACCTTGTTCCCCGCGTTCAGCACGATGATCCGGCGCGGCGAGGGCGATCGATTCCGGTCTGCGTTCACGGCGGCCGTCAGGTACCTCATGCTGGCCGTCGGCGTGGCGGCCGCCGTGCTCATCGCCTACGGCCGCGCGTTCCTCCACCTCTGGCTGGGTCCGGATTTCGCCCGGCAAAGCGGATGGGTCATCCAGATCCTTGCCCTGGGCACCTTCGTCAACTCCCTGGCCTACATCCCCTATGCCCTGATGCATGCCCTGGGGCGTCCGGACCTCACCGCGAAGTTCCACATGATCGAACTGCCGATCCACCTTCTCTTCCTGTGGACGCTGGTCGGGGCCTGGGGCATCACGGGCGCGGCGGTCGCCTGGGCGACACGGGTCGCGATCGACGCGCTGCTGTTGTTCATCGCCGCGTCCCGCCACGGCGCCATCTCTCCGCGCTGGGTGCTGGCGGGGGAGGCGTCGCGCGCCTGGCGTTTTCTCATGGTGCTGGCCGGTCTGCTCCTCGCGTCCAGCGCGCTGACGGCTCCGCTCTGGCTGCACGGGTTCATGGTCGCAGGCCTCCTGGCGCTGGCTGCGGTGTATGTCTGGCGCGTCCTCTTCGAGGATGCCGACCGTGCCCGGATCGTTGAGCTGATGCGCTCGGTGCGTGTACCCGCGGGGGCTGCCGGATGA